The bacterium HR11 genome includes a region encoding these proteins:
- the queC gene encoding 7-cyano-7-deazaguanine synthase translates to MRELVVVLFSGGLDSTVALWWALRQGWNAIPLSIDYKGRPGGEREAARQIAALARAELLEVPLPFYRDLQGWRQDGPLPADLAEANPVYLPAKNLLFYAIAAYYAEVLGATRIVGGHYRHDGTRFPDASAAYFARLGGLITEGLYSRRPHLELPFLDMTKAAIVRLGLDLGAPLDRTWSCYWDGPTPCGRCEGCREKEVALQAVESGLGR, encoded by the coding sequence ATGCGGGAACTGGTCGTCGTCCTATTTTCCGGCGGGCTCGACTCGACGGTCGCCCTCTGGTGGGCCCTCCGTCAGGGCTGGAACGCCATCCCCCTGAGCATCGACTACAAAGGCCGCCCCGGGGGCGAACGGGAAGCGGCTCGCCAGATCGCGGCCCTCGCCCGAGCCGAGCTTCTGGAAGTCCCCCTGCCCTTTTATCGGGACCTCCAGGGATGGCGTCAAGACGGTCCTCTTCCGGCCGACCTGGCCGAGGCGAATCCCGTATACCTGCCGGCCAAGAACCTGCTGTTTTACGCCATCGCCGCTTACTACGCCGAGGTCCTCGGGGCGACCCGCATCGTCGGCGGCCACTACCGACACGACGGGACCCGCTTCCCGGACGCCTCGGCCGCCTACTTCGCCCGTCTGGGCGGCCTGATCACCGAAGGCCTGTACAGCCGCCGTCCCCACCTGGAGCTCCCTTTCCTGGATATGACCAAGGCGGCCATCGTCCGGCTGGGCCTCGACCTGGGGGCACCCCTCGACCGGACGTGGAGTTGTTACTGGGACGGTCCGACGCCCTGCGGCCGATGCGAAGGCTGTCGGGAAAAGGAAGTGGCCTTGCAGGCTGTCGAGAGTGGATTGGGCAGATAG